GTTCGGGATGCGATTGAACGATGAGGACCAACGCCACGGCCACCAGCAGTTTGTCCGCCACTGGATCGAGAAAGGCGCCAAAGGCCGAGACCTGGGCCAAACGCCGTGCTAGATAACCGTCAAGCCAGTCAGTAAGCGCCCCCAAAGTGAACAGGGCCGCGCCAAAGGCATGGGCGCGCGGGAGTGGTAGATAGTAGACCACCATCAGTGCGGGAATAATGGCAATGCGCAGCCATGTCAACAGGATGGGGACATTGACTCGGTTCTGCGCAACGGACAATACGCGGGGTTGCGGGCACACGGACTCAGAGTTTCCCTAGGGAAGCGGTGTTACCACCGTGAAGAAGCACCGGGAAGTGCGATGACCCCCCAGCCTGGATACGTAGTGTAAGCGGAGCAGAGGGCGCAAGGGCAATTCTTGGACCGCCGCCTTTAGGGTACCTGCTCACCGGTCTTTCTCGGCTGTCAGCCCGTAAGGGCTAGGCTGGTCAATCTCGGGCCTGTGGATACTCTCCAATAAGCTCCAGGCTTTCGCCCGGAGTAATTGACTTAAGGCAGCACCGACCTCTGAATCGGACGACAGTATAATAGGAGCCTTCCCATCGAACAATGGACAAGTCTTTAAAACTTCAAACACCATAAAACTCTAAAGATCCGCCTGTTCATATAAAGAAAGGTCGCAGGTTAAATAGAAAAACACGGCAGAGCTAAACGCATTGTCACACCCTGATGGCGATTAGGAGTCGCCCACAGAGGCTCCCCATGGCCTTCGATAGCCGTCCTGATTACGGGAAGCTCCATACGGATACTGGAATATTCCGTCGATAAAAATGGGGCCGTCATTATCGCAGTAATTTCATCAGCAATTACTAGACCATTATCACGAATGGCGATCTCTACTTGGTCAGCGCTATTCCGACCAGTGACAATCACCAAGCGAGACTTGGCGGGGGGGCTGCACCTCATCGATTCCAAGGCATTAAAAATCAGGTTGACCAGCACCTGGATCAATTGACACGGATCCACCTGCACCACTGGCAACTTGGGTTACCTAGCTGTTTTTAGCTCCTACAGAGAATCGAAGAGCGAATAGGGGCCATGGCATAAAAACAAAACGCCCCGAAAGGGGCGTTCTTGTGCGACGAATGGCGGAGAGGGAGGGATTCGAACCCTCGGTACGGGTTAGCGTACACACACTTTCCAGGCGTGCTCCTTCAACCGCTCGGACACCTCTCCGGTTACACCTAACCCCGGGACCATCGGCCTGACGGCACATCCAAGGGACGGCAATACTAACAGTGCAACCTCTAATCTGACAACCCACCTAAAAACCCGCCCATTCCGCACCCAATTGATTTATGATAATCAACATTTTATCTTCTATGTGTAGGTCCTCTAGTCAGGCAGTCGCTGTGCCGGTCGCGACGATCCGCATAGAGTTACACAGGTACTACGTGTAGGGGATGCCTCTAAATAACGCCTCACAGATAGGGAATACGGTTCATTTTCGGCACCACACAACCATTAGATCGCACGGTCATTCTGCCAAAGAATGCGAAAATAACGCCATAAATTAACCGATGCGCAACATCAGAATGGGTCACATGCCATTTACCTCCCGAAACGTTGAGGAAAGCCTCTAAATACCCTCGCTACGCAACTTTACGCTCGTAGTTAGTCGTAGTAGACTAGGAAAGTGTTATCTATCCGTTAGATGTGATCGCTTGCCTTTAGCGAAGATCGTTACGATAAAACGCAGTAAAGACACAACAGCGGGCGACATGAATTAGACTGATGATAAAACCGAATAATCAATCGTAGCACTATTGGGAAACTCATCCGGCATGGCTTCATCTCACAACGTAATTGCTAAACTGATTAAGGACAGCATTGCAGTTAAACAGGAACTATTGGATGATTCCGCACAACTGTTACTAATTGATAGAATCGCAACAGACATCGTCGCTGCACTCCAACGCGGTAATAAGGTGATATTTTGTGGTAATGGAGGAAGCTTCGCAGATAGTATCCATCTTACTGCTGAACTTGTTTCCCGTTTCCAAAATGGGAAAAGAAAGCCGTTCGCAGGAATTGCTCTAGGCACGAATAGCTCCACACTTACCGCGATCAGCAATGACTACGAGTATGAGGAGACATTTGCCCGGGAGATTATGGCCATCGGCCAGGCAGGAGATATCTTGATCGCCCTTTCGACC
This region of Gammaproteobacteria bacterium genomic DNA includes:
- the pgsA gene encoding CDP-diacylglycerol--glycerol-3-phosphate 3-phosphatidyltransferase, producing the protein MCPQPRVLSVAQNRVNVPILLTWLRIAIIPALMVVYYLPLPRAHAFGAALFTLGALTDWLDGYLARRLAQVSAFGAFLDPVADKLLVAVALVLIVQSHPEPFVAVPAAVIIGREITISALREWMAEIGERMRVKVSSVGKFKTSLQMVSLVLLLYHDSVLGIAIWDLGLILLYLAVLLTLWSMVVYLRAAWPTLRAGN
- a CDS encoding hypothetical protein (Evidence 5 : Unknown function); this encodes MVQVDPCQLIQVLVNLIFNALESMRCSPPAKSRLVIVTGRNSADQVEIAIRDNGLVIADEITAIMTAPFLSTEYSSIRMELPVIRTAIEGHGEPLWATPNRHQGVTMRLALPCFSI
- the gmhA gene encoding Phosphoheptose isomerase — its product is MASSHNVIAKLIKDSIAVKQELLDDSAQLLLIDRIATDIVAALQRGNKVIFCGNGGSFADSIHLTAELVSRFQNGKRKPFAGIALGTNSSTLTAISNDYEYEETFAREIMAIGQAGDILIALSTSGSSENVLRAVNAALGMNIQVFGMTGKSGGKLANTAAIAGCLKVPSDVTARIQESHILVGHIICELVENALSKSDG